Proteins from a genomic interval of Desulfitibacter alkalitolerans DSM 16504:
- a CDS encoding sodium:calcium antiporter: MLQDFGILIFSLAIILLGAEVFTNGIEWLGKKLRLAEGAVGSVLAAVGTALPETMIPIIAIFFGTEEVGKEIGIGAILGAPFMLATLALFMTGAAGLVYRRKRLRFPRMNINPIILERDLSFFIVLYTLALLAAFLPFHIGKMVIAGTLVFMYLIYVYITINSGEPVGSSHKINPCIFDRKCPNNPSLRKIILQVIIALGLIIIGAKFFVNEIEKLSLIFGVPGFVLALIIAPVATELPEKFNSIIWISQGKDTLAMGNITGAMVFQSSLIPALGIVLTPWNLSTKAVISVVLALVSASLLLFYLKRKGHITVYILMFNGVFYLMFIYLVVNRIFF, translated from the coding sequence ATGCTTCAGGATTTTGGAATTTTAATTTTTAGCCTTGCAATAATTCTATTGGGAGCGGAAGTATTTACAAATGGAATAGAATGGCTGGGGAAGAAGCTAAGGCTTGCTGAGGGTGCTGTGGGCAGTGTTCTAGCTGCTGTTGGAACAGCTCTACCAGAAACCATGATTCCCATTATTGCTATTTTTTTTGGTACAGAGGAGGTAGGAAAGGAAATAGGTATTGGGGCTATACTCGGTGCGCCATTTATGCTGGCTACATTGGCATTATTCATGACTGGAGCTGCAGGGTTGGTTTATAGAAGAAAGCGTTTAAGATTTCCCAGGATGAACATTAATCCTATTATCTTGGAAAGGGATTTAAGCTTTTTTATAGTCCTGTATACCCTGGCACTCCTAGCAGCTTTTTTGCCATTTCACATTGGAAAAATGGTTATAGCGGGAACATTAGTTTTTATGTATTTGATTTACGTATATATTACTATTAATAGTGGAGAGCCTGTGGGCAGTTCCCATAAGATTAATCCCTGCATATTTGACAGAAAATGTCCCAACAATCCCTCCTTAAGAAAGATTATATTACAGGTGATTATAGCACTAGGCTTAATCATTATTGGTGCCAAGTTTTTTGTTAATGAAATTGAAAAGCTTTCTCTTATTTTTGGAGTACCTGGATTTGTGCTTGCACTGATAATTGCACCAGTAGCAACTGAACTTCCTGAGAAATTTAACAGTATTATTTGGATTTCCCAGGGAAAGGATACCCTGGCCATGGGGAATATCACTGGAGCAATGGTGTTTCAAAGCTCACTAATACCTGCCCTGGGTATTGTTTTAACCCCCTGGAATCTAAGCACCAAGGCGGTAATAAGTGTAGTTTTAGCTCTAGTATCAGCTTCCCTATTGTTATTTTATCTCAAGCGAAAGGGAC